The window CACCTCAACGCAGGCGACATCGGTTGCCTGCTGGGTTCTTCTGGCTGCGGCAAGACCACCACGCTGCGCGCGATTGCAGGCTTTGAACCGGTCCATGCCGGTGAAATAAGCCTGGCGGGCGACGTCATATCCAGGCCCGGCTTTACATTACCGCCTGAAAAACGCCGGATTGGCATGGTCTTTCAGGACTACGCCCTGTTCCCGCATTTAAGCGTGGCCGAAAACATCGGTTTCGGGATTCGCAAACACCCGCGCCTTAAACAAGTGACAGACGAGTTGCTGGCACTGGTCAATCTTGATGCTCTGGGCAGGCGCTACCCCCACGAGCTGTCGGGCGGCCAGCAGCAACGGGTGGCACTGGCCCGGGCCTTGGCGCCGGAGCCACAATTGCTGCTGCTCGATGAGCCATTTTCCAACCTGGACGGCGAACTGCGCAGGCGTCTTAGTCATGAAGTGCGCGACATCCTTAAAGCCCGAGGCACCAGCGCGATTCTGGTGACCCATGATCAGGAAGAGGCGTTCGCGGTCAGTGACCACGTCGGCGTATTCAAGGAAGGTCGCCTCGAACAATGGGATACGCCCTACAACCTGTATCACGAACCGCTGACACCTTTTGTTGCCAGCTTCATTGGCCAGGGCTATTTCATACGCGGCTTGATGGTCGACCCGCAGTCGGTGCAAACCGAACTGGGCGTGCTGCAGGGCAATCGCGCCTATCCGAGCAGCAAGGGCAGCGCCGTCGAAGTGCTGCTGCGCCCCGACGACATCGTCTATGCGCCAGACAGCGAACTTAAAGCCCGTGTCACCAGCCGAACCTTTCAGGGCGCTTCAACCTTGTACCGTCTGCAACTGCCCACCGGCACCCAGCTGGAAGCGATCTTCCCCAGCCATGCGGATTATCAGGCCGGGGAACAGGTCGGGATTCGGGTTGCGGCGGAGCATCTGGTGTTGTTTCCAACAGCGGGAAGTGTGGCGGTGCAGAAGGCGGGCTGAACCGTTGCAGGCCCAATGATCACCTGTGGGAGCGAATTCATTCGCGAAGAGGCCAGTACATTCAACGCAGCATCGCTGGACCTAACAATGCCTTCGCGAATGAATTCGCTCCCACAGGTCCGGGGTCAACCAGTCTTCTCTGTATTTCCGGAAGGTCTGCTGGAAACATACAGTTTCACAAGCAATGGCGCCTTACCCCCGCCCAACCGGCGCAAAGACCGCATTGGTGTGCTCAGCCAATATCGCAGGCGCCAGCTCCACCTCCAGCCCGCGCCGCCCGGCGCTGACGTAGATAGTTGCGAATGACTCGGCACTGCTGTCGATAAACGTGCGCAAGCGCTTCTTCTGGCCCAGCGGGCTGATGCCTCCCAACAGATAACCCGTCGAGCGCTGCGCCGCCGCCGGGTCTGCCATCTCGACCTTCTTCGCCTTGGCAGCGCTGGCCAAGGCTTTAAGGTCCAAAGTGCCGACAACAGGCACAACGGCCACCAGCAATTCACCCTTTTCAGTGCTCGCCAACAGCGTCTTGAACACCTGAGCAGGCTCCAGCCCAAGCTTTTCGGCCGCCTCCAGCCCATAAGACGCGGCCTTGGGGTCATGCTCGTAGCTGTGGATATGATGTTCGGCGCGAACTTTTTTCAACAGATCCAATGCGGGTGTCATGCAGCGCTCCAAGAGAAAAGACGGACTTTTTTCAGGCCGTCACTGTAAGCCATCTTCGCTCGCCGCGCCCCTGCATTGACGGGGCCTGGCGCAGAAATCCCTCGTACGAAACGACCTTTCCTACAACCCGGATCAATACACATAACTGATGCCTGGTCAGAATATGCCCACCCATTCCGTTTCGACCTTTGACAGTATTCGTTCATGTCGCTATTTTTTCGTTTTCGAAAAAGCCTCGGAACTTTAGTTGTTACAAAGGTCGAATCCTGACGTCGGGATCACGCTTTTGAACGACGCGTTTAAGACTGAGCATGGGTGAAAAACACCGTGCCGTAAAAAGAACAAAAAAGAGGTTTCCATGACAATCGAACTGCAACAACCCACGCTGAAAGGCCAGTGTGTCGCTGAATTTCTCGGCACGGCCCTGATGATATTTTTCGGTACTGGATGCGTTGCGGCGCTCAAGGTCGCGGGTGCTACGTTTGGCTTGTGGGAGATCAGCATTATCTGGG of the Paucimonas lemoignei genome contains:
- the ybaK gene encoding ybaK/ebsC protein, with translation MTPALDLLKKVRAEHHIHSYEHDPKAASYGLEAAEKLGLEPAQVFKTLLASTEKGELLVAVVPVVGTLDLKALASAAKAKKVEMADPAAAQRSTGYLLGGISPLGQKKRLRTFIDSSAESFATIYVSAGRRGLEVELAPAILAEHTNAVFAPVGRG
- the fbpC gene encoding ABC transporter; translation: MSQPLLLNLRNLACGYQDQRVVQDLNLHLNAGDIGCLLGSSGCGKTTTLRAIAGFEPVHAGEISLAGDVISRPGFTLPPEKRRIGMVFQDYALFPHLSVAENIGFGIRKHPRLKQVTDELLALVNLDALGRRYPHELSGGQQQRVALARALAPEPQLLLLDEPFSNLDGELRRRLSHEVRDILKARGTSAILVTHDQEEAFAVSDHVGVFKEGRLEQWDTPYNLYHEPLTPFVASFIGQGYFIRGLMVDPQSVQTELGVLQGNRAYPSSKGSAVEVLLRPDDIVYAPDSELKARVTSRTFQGASTLYRLQLPTGTQLEAIFPSHADYQAGEQVGIRVAAEHLVLFPTAGSVAVQKAG